The following coding sequences are from one Petroclostridium xylanilyticum window:
- the ilvN gene encoding acetolactate synthase small subunit: MAKHTLAVLVENHPGVLSRVAGLFSRRGFNIDSLAVGVTEDPNVSRMTIVVDGDDYTVEQVTKQLNKLIDVIKIRQLDTADSVSRELALIKVNANSTTRSEIIQIVDIFRAKIVDVSKNTLTIEMTGSGDKIAAFEEMLKQFGIKEMVRTGTIAIERGNQVIKAEGSGETGVGSGE; the protein is encoded by the coding sequence ATGGCGAAACATACTTTAGCTGTTCTCGTAGAAAACCATCCAGGGGTACTATCAAGAGTAGCCGGATTGTTCAGCCGGAGAGGTTTTAATATAGACAGTCTCGCGGTTGGAGTTACTGAAGATCCTAATGTATCCAGAATGACAATAGTAGTTGACGGAGATGATTATACTGTAGAGCAGGTGACAAAACAGCTCAATAAACTTATAGATGTAATTAAAATAAGACAGTTGGATACAGCGGATTCTGTAAGCAGGGAACTTGCACTCATAAAAGTAAATGCAAATTCAACGACGCGTTCAGAAATTATCCAGATCGTTGACATTTTTAGAGCGAAGATTGTAGATGTATCCAAAAATACCCTTACCATAGAAATGACAGGCTCAGGAGATAAGATAGCCGCTTTTGAAGAAATGCTTAAACAATTCGGAATTAAGGAAATGGTAAGGACAGGAACCATTGCGATTGAAAGAGGGAATCAGGTAATTAAAGCGGAAGGCAGTGGTGAGACAGGAGTAGGGAGTGGGGAGTAA